The genomic segment AGCGAATCGGGTGACGGAACTTGCGCGGGCCGGGAAACATGGGTGAGAACCCGGATTCGGCACGGCACCGGCCGGTTCCGCATTGCTCCGGCGCGGGGCGGCTCTTATCATCAAGGCCATTACGACGGAATTACATCTCGAGTTCTACCATGACGGCTACCGACATTGTCGAAAGCCCGTTGGGTGGGCTGCGGGTGCTGGTCGCGGAGGGCGAGGAGGACGGCGCCGTGGCCCTCACCGCGGTGCTGCGCTACAACGGCTTCGACACGCGGGAGGCGCGGACCGAGGAGGACATGATGCGCACGGCCCGCGAGACCGGGCCGGCGGTACTGATCCTCGACCTCGACTTACCGGGAGGCGACAACTGCGACGTCATCCGGCGCGTCCTTAAGCTCCCGAACCCGCCCGAGGTAGTGGTCGTGACCGCGCACACCGCTCCGGCGCTCCGGACCGCGGCGCTTCGGGCCGGTGCGGCCGCGTACTTACTGAAACCCGCGGACCCGATAGAACTCGTCCGACTCGTCACCCGCCTCGGTGCGAAGCTCTGAGGCGGCGGCCCGTCCGCTCCGACCGGGGCGCCGCACACCGGCGGGGCATATCGCGAAGATGGCCCGTCGGCTCACATCCCGTTGCGTTTGACCGCACCGCACATTACCGGGGCGTCCGCGCCGCAGGAACCGGAATAATGGCCGTGCCCTCGTTCGATCCCGGTAGCGTGAGCGGCTCAGCGACGACGCGAGTGTCGCCCGGCACCGGGCGCTCGGCTTCGATGAACAGCCCCATCTCGCTCTGGCAGCACCGCGGCCAGCCCGAGCGTATGAAGCCGAGGATCTCGACCCGGTTGCACACGATCGTTCGCGCACAGGCACTGCACCACAACAGCGAATACCGTTGGCCCGCGAGAGGCTCTGAGTCGACCGACATGAGGAACATCCGGGCGACGAGGTATGCGTCCGCGCCGTGCGAATCCAGCGCCTGACGGGGCGTGGAAATGATTGCTAACAACGCACAACCCGTCAAGGAGAGCGGACGTCAAATGCGGGCAGTTTACGGTACGCTGCACCACACAGGCGGAACTGAGGAGCGCCGGTGAAAACGTCTCCCCACCCGGCGCTTCGATCAATCGATATTTTAACGTTTTGTGGGCACCGACAGAGGGGGGGCAGTCGTGGGAGTACCGAGAAGGGGTGAAGGCGAAACGGAGGGGGGCTCAATAAGGGAATTGGTTCGGAAGAAATCCATCGCCAGATTCGGGTTCCGCGCTGCGTCACCGGGACGCGTGACTCACCCGCGAGCGACGGCACTTCGTCGTTCAGCCGACGCAGCAATGCATGTACGTACCACGGCCACCGGGCCGCCCCAGTGACCGTGACGCATTCGGCTGTGGCTTACCGGCGGCGCCAGCCGCGGTACCCGCCGTAGTAGCCGGATCGAGGGCCGCCCCAGTAAGAACCGTAGTACGTCGGGTAGGTACGGTAGCCCGACCAGGCCCACGTCGAGTACGGGTTCGTCCAGCCGTAGGAGTACGTCGAATAACCGGGGTAGGTGTACCCGTACGAGTAGTTGTACGACGGATACGCGTAGCCGATCGGGGTAACATACGGGCTCGTGTTGATCGACGGATAGACGTACACCTGAGCGCCCGCCGCGCCTGGGGTTCCGGCGGTCAGGGCCAGAGCAACGCCGGACACGCCGGCAAAAAGGTACGTGCGCATCGGATCCCCCTCGTATGCCACGGGCGAAATGAGTTGCCAGCCTGGACCAGCACACGAGGGAAATATGCAACGATCGTGCCAATAACTGCAAAGCGGAATGCAAATATGATCGGCGTAATACGGCCCAGTTTAAGTTGGTCGACACCCCTAACCCCAATACTCGCGCATAGCGTTAAACGCGAACCGGTGAGTGATGAGGAGACTTCGGCTGACCGGTGGCCGAACGGACCCTCCGTGTGGCCACCGGTTGCCAGGACACCCATTACTTGTCAAGCGGGAGCTGAGCGGCCTCGGTCACGCGGTCGAAGAACGCCGCGTTGCACGCGTGGTAGACGATTTCCGCGACCTCCGCGTCCTTGAACGACTTCCGGCACCGCTCGACCATCTCGTCGGTCACCTGCCACGGGGCGACGGTGAGAACCTCGGTCAGGGCCAGTGCGGCCTGTTCGCTCTCGGTCAGGTGCTTGCGGTCGCCGTCCAACTTCCAGACGTCGTCCGCGCTCACGCCGGCCCTCAGGAGCCGCTCGCGGGCGACCGCCAGCGCGTACCAGGCGCGGTCGTGGCGCGCCGCGACCCACGCGATCTGCGCCTTCAGCTTCGCGTCCAGGTTCCCCTTCTCCGTCGCGTTCTTCAGACCGACGACGCGGCCCTTCATCGCCTTCGGGAAGGTCGCGAGCAGCGCCGCCCAGTTCGGCGCGGCCCCGGCGCCCCACACCTCCCCGACCGCCTTCGCGTCGGCCAGGGGCAGCGCCGGGGTCCGCGGCGCCTTCCAGAGCGCCTCGACCTTGTCCCGCGCTTCCAGCGGCGGCCGGGCGGCGAGTTTGACCGGCGCGACCGCGGTCCGCTGCTCCGCGTACTTGTCGGAGGTCGGCGTCTTGAAGGTGCTGAAGTCGGCCGTGATCCCGTCCTTCTTGAACCGCGCGCCGTCGCCCTCGCCCGGGATGTTCAGCCCGTCGGTCCAGCGGTTGGTCGAGTTGTACCCCGCGACGGTCACGAGGATCTCCGCCACCTGGGTCGCGGTATAGTGCGCCTTGAGCGCCGCGATGTCGGCCGCGGTGACGCGGTGCGGGGCGTGCGTCAGCGCCTTCGTGAACGCGTACGCGGCCCGCTCCTTCGCCGGAGCGGCGCGCCAGTCGCCGTCGAGGGCGGCGATGTCGTCGTCGCTCACGCCGGCGCCGAGCAACTTGTACTCCTGGTGCCCGAGGCAGTAGTAGCAGTTGTTCCCGCGCGAGGTGATCCAGAACAGCTTCACCTTGAACGTGTTGTCCAGGGTCATGGCCGGGTCGGGGTCGCGCGCGAAGCCGGAGTCCCGGAGGTCCGGCGGGAGGTAGTGGGCGCGGAACGCCCCGTTGTTCACGCGGGCGAGGGGGTTGCTCGGATCGGCCGGCGGCATCGGCAGCCGCGGCTTCGCCGCCTTGTGCTTTTCGAGGAGCGCCTTCTCCTCGTCGCGGGTCAGAGCGACGGGCTTGGACGACTCCGCCGGCGCCGGGACGGGGTCGGCCGCGGTCGCGGCGCCGAGGAACAGGGTGAACGTGAGCGCGGTCATGGCTGGCGGTCCTCTCGGGTGACGGCGTGTTTGGGTTCGGTAACGACGGTGTAGGCGACCTTCTTCGGGGCCCGCTTGGCCCCGCCGGTGTCCTCAAGGGTCAACGCGACGACGTAGCTGTACCCGGTGCCGTTCGGGCGCGGGTCCCCCTCGACCGTGTACTCGAGGAGTTTGGTCCCGCGGTTCAGATCGTCGTCAATGAACAGGAGCGGCGGGGTGGCCGCGGCGAGTTCCTGGTACGTCTTGCCGGCCTTCCACCCGTCGAGCGTCGCGACGAGCGCTGCACGCGACGACTCGGGGGTGGCGGCCATCGGGAGCGGTCGGGAGCCGCACCCGGTCAGCCCGGGTGCGACGAGGAGGAAGATCAGGGAATAGCGCATGTCGGGCTCTCGGAATTGAAGGGGACGGCCCGGACCGGTGCCCGCGGGGCGCGGGGGCCGCCGGCCCCGCGCCCGCGGGGCCGAGCGGGGATCGCATCAGAGCGCACGGGTCCGAACGAACCGGGATCAACGGGTTACTGATCGGAGAACACTTCGCCCCCGGCCATCGAACCCATCGCCCGCCAGGTCGCGAGCGGGATGGAATTGGTCACGAACCGGACCGAGCCGTCGCACATGCCGGCGTTCACGCCGTTCGTGTGCGCGCTGCGGGCCGCGGTCCCGATCCGCCCGCTGGGGTACATGCACGACCGCGAGTTCGGCGGGCCGACGTGGAAGTAGACCGTCGTCGAGTGGTACCCGTAGGTCCACGGTGCGCCGGTGTTGGACATCCCGTTGTATTGCAGGTTCTGGTAGCCCACCGATTCGCACATCTGGTACGCCTCGTCCGGCGTCGCGGGGTACAGCCCGACCGCCTGGCCGAGCCGCTGGGTGTTGTTCGGGCTCGTCACGGCGGCGTTGAAACTGCCCGTGAGCGCTTCGCTGACCATCGCGGTGTTGCTCGTCCCGTCGGTGATCGCGGTGATCCGGGTCTCGCTGTCGAGGAAGAACGGGCCGTTCGGCCCGGGGAAGCCGGCGTTCGAGCCGCTACTCGTGGGCAGCCCCCACAGGAGCCCGCTGCCCTGGTTCACGCGGTAGTTGGTCGGTGCCCACCCGGCCGGAACGGAGCCCGTCCCCGGATCGGAGGGGCACTCGAAGATCTTGATCCGGGTCGCGGCGGCGGTGGCGTTCGCCGGGTCGGTGTAGGGCACCATCATGTTCATGGTGTTGCAGACGTTGCCCTGCTCGATGTACGGCAGGAGGTACACGTGGGTCGAAAAGTTGTTGTTGTCGCGGCCCGGCGGCAGTTTGCCGTTCGCGTCGTGGTAGTTGTGCAGCCCGAGCGCCATCTGCTTGAGGTTGTTCTGGCACTTCATGCGGGCGGCCGCCTCACGCACCTTCTGAACGGCCGGCAGGATCAGGCCGACCAGGATGGCGATGATCGCGATGACCACCAGCAACTCGATGAGCGTAAAGCCCCGCTTCCGGGCGGTAAAAGCCGTCATGTGAATGGTCCCACTTTAGAGAAACAAATAAAAAGTAGAAATACGAAACTACAAATGCAGATACAAAACAGACTTCAAGGGCACCGGACGGACCGGTGCGCAGGATGGCGGGATTGTCCCCAAACCCGGGGCGTTGCCCGGGCCAGGAATCCCACCGCGTTCGGGGTGGCGACTTTCCGGCCGGCGTCCGTGTGCGCGTTTACAGCCCCGGGGCAACGCCTACGGTTCCGGGGCCGAGGTTGGCGCACGGTTTCGCCCGCGGCGAAAAAACGGACGCAGGAACCGTGGGCGCGCGTCAGACCGTGGGGCGGTCGACACAACGCACGCGCGTGCGCGCAGGGTGTGCGTGCCGATCCGAACCGACGCTGATCGCGGCTAGACCGCGCGCGGCGGGTGGAAAATGGCAGTCGCCCGTGCAATGGGGCGATGAGAAGTGGCGGCGGGAGCGAGCGCAAAGCGCGCGAGATCGGGTGCGCCGAGCAGACCCAGAATCGCAGCGGCTTCTTTCCCGCTCGGTTCGGACACCGGAGCCGGTGCGAGCGGGGGGTGGCGGTCCGGGAGCCGCGAGCAGTTCGGCCCGGAACACGGCGCGTTGAGTGGCGCGGGCGTTCCGGACGGAGAAGACGCGGTCGCGTCAGTCGGGTTCACCTGGGTGTTCAAAATCGTGACGTGATCGCCGCACTCGGCCGCTGCCCGGCCGGGCTTCGCGCAAGCGAGGACGACGAGCAGCCAAGCCGCACGCCAGCCACGTACCAGTGATGTGAGGGGAGCGAACATCGGCGACCGGTATAGCGAGTTCGTGAGAGCATATCGAAGGCCCAGCACGAGTGTAAAGTGATTTGTTCTTATTTTCCCCACTTCGAGGCCACGCCGCGGTTTGCAGTGGGCTTTGCGACGCTGTGCAAGCGGGATAGGAAACGCATGGGGCGCATTCGTCGCAAGTGCAGTGCAGGACGAGTCATGAGCACACCGCGTTTCACAGCCGAGGAACTCGACCGGTTGCGGGCGTTGGCGGCCGAGTGGGGCAAAATCGTCTCCAAGCGAGCGTTCGGGGAGGACGGGCCGGGGTTGGACGTCGATTTCCGAACGATGGAGCAGATCGCCACCGCGGCGGCACAAGGGCTGACCGAGGGCGCCCTCCAACAGATGCTCCAACAGCAGGCCCAGAAGGTGCCCGACGAGTCCCCGTGTCCCGTGTGTGGCGAGCGTTGCCCCACCCGCACGCACACTCGGGCACTCGCGGCGCAAGGGGCCACGGTTCAACAGGCCGAACGGATCGCCCACTGTCCCGCCTGCCGACGGGACTTTTTTCCCCCTGCGGGCGACTCTGGGGTTGGATGAGCACGCCTTCAGTTCCTCGGTCATCCAGCGCATCGTCACGGCCGCCGCACGGTTCTCCTCGTTCCGTGATGCCACCGACGCCGTGCAGATGACCGGGGTCCACATCAGCGAGAACCAGGTGCGCCGATTGGCTCACGAGGTCGGGCGCGAACTCATCGCCGCGCGCGACCAGAAGGTGGTCGAGCACCGGCGCCGCCAGTTGGAACCCCGGACCGCGGTGGTGCCCGAGGCCGTGGTGGTCGAGATCGACGGGGGGCGGATTCGGACCCGCGCCGCGGACGCCGGTCCGGGTGTTCACCAGGCCCAGAACAAGGAGGACAAGGTCGCGTGTCTGGCCACGTTGAGCGGTCCCGCGTTCGCCGCGGACCCGTGTCCCGAGCCGCCCGAATCGTTCCGATGTCCGCGTCGCGTGCAGCGTCTGGTGCAGCTGATGAAGGGATCGGCGGGCGAAGCGGCGGCCCAAGAAAACCCGGACGAACCGACGCCTCCGGTGCCGCTGGTCGGGGAATCCGAAGGGTCCGAACGTTGGTCCCCGAAGCGGTTGGTGAGGACCTGTGTGGCGAGCCTGGAGACGAGTGCCTCGTTCGGTCCGATGATGGGTGCGGAGGCCCAAGAGCGGCACTTTTATGAGGCCCCGCGTCGGGCGTTCGTGGCCGACGGTAGCGCATACAACTGGTCGATCCATCGGGGGTACTTCGGGACCTTCGAACCGATCGTGGATTTCCTGCACGCGGTCTGTTACGTGTTCTCGTCGGCTACGGCGGTGAGCGCCGATGAGACATCGGGTTGGTCCCAATACTTGGTCTGGATGCGCGCGTGTTGGCAGGGTCGCGTCGGGGACGTGCTGACCGAATTGGACCACTGGCAGGAGCGCCTGGGCGAGTCCCCGCCGGGTGAGGCACAGACGGCCGAGGAGCGTCGAGATCCGCGTCGCGTGGTGGCCCAGGCGCGGAGCTACTTGGGGAACAATCGGGACCGCATGGCGTACCCGCGGTACCGACGGGAGGGATTGCCAACGACGAGCAGTTTGGTCGAATCACTGGTGGGCGAGGTCAACGCTCGGGTGAAGAGCAAGCAGAAGCATTGGAACCGTCCCGCGGGAGCCGAATCGATCTTGCAACTGCGTGCCGCCGTGCTGAGCCAAGACGACCGCATGAGCCGGTTCTTCGCGGAACGGCCCGGGTGCCCGTTCCGCAAACGAGATACACTCTGCCATGAATCAGAGGATGTCCCGGCGCAAACCGCGGCGTGACCTCCCCCACTTCTCGACAGCTCGGTGTTCACCCGCCATCTCGCCACCCGCCTCAATCGATCAAACAACCTACCTGCACGCACGATTGCTGGACACATTCCTCTCGAGCATGAATTCGTGACCGTCCCCCGCACACCTCCTCGATCAGCGGGTGAGCGTAGAGACCGCGGCCTTTTCCACAAACCTTTACAGAGTAAAACTTTACCTAATCGCCACGACACAGGTATTTCATCTTCGAGGATTTTCCTGCAAAAAGAACGGCATGTTCCGGTGCGCCTCCACGACCACGAGCTATAAATTTGGCCGATTGTTCAATGAATTCGACCTGTTCATCCGCAGATTGCTGGATGCACGCCGCCCGGTTGAGGATCCGGGCGCAATTCGAGGAAAAACGACCCGATGTTCTCGCAAAGTATTGTCTCCCGTGGAAGAACCCCTTTCGCAAACGATTTAAACCGCTCATAGTACCCGTCCGTCTGAGGTGTGCCCTCAAACAATCAGCACATCGGGTCTACCAGGACCCGAATCCCGAGCTAGGCTCTCTTATAAGCCGTATTCCGAAGACAGGATTTCCCGCTCATGACTCCTGTTTTGCTCCCCGACTGCGGGAGTCCACCCCCCTACGCGAAATCCCCGGGGCAATCGCCACTGCCGGGTTACGTACTGCTCGAACCGCTGGGGCGCGGCGGGTTCGGCGAAGTGTGGAAGTGTGAAGCGCCGGGCGGGCTGCACAAGGCCATCAAGTTCGTCGCGGGGGACACGGACGCGGTCACCAACACCAGCACCAGCGCCCAACTCCGGCAGGAACTGGACGCGTTTCAGCAGGTGAAGGCGATCCGGCACCCGTTCCTCCTCTCCCTCGAACGGGTCGAGCTGGTCGGCAACGAGCTGGTCATGGTCATGGAACTCGCCGACCGCCAGCTCGGCGACCGGTTCACCGAGTGCCGCGCCCAGGGGCTCCCCGGCATCCCGCGCGAGGAGCTGTTGGGCTACCTGCGCGAAGCGGCCGAAGCGCTCGACGTGATCGGGGCGCAGTACGGCCTCCAGCACCTGGACGTGAAGCCGGCCAACTTGTTTCTCACGGCCGGGCACGTCCAGGTCGGTGACTACGGGCTCGTGAGCAAGCTCGACGCGGGCAAGAACCGCGGGGAGAGCCGCGGCCTCACGCCGCGCTACGCGGCCCCGGAGGTGCTCTGCGGCCAGGTCCACACCCGGTCCGACCAGTACAGCCTCGCCCTGGTGTACCAGGAGCTCCTTACGGGAACGTTCCCGTTCAACGGGACCAGCGCGCGCCAGCTGATGATGCAGCACATGTCCGCGCAACCGGACCTGAGCGCGCTCGCGGAACCGGACCGGGCGGCGATGGCGACCGCCCTCGCCAAGCAGCCCGAAGCCCGGTTCGCGTCCTGCACCGAATTCGTTCGCGCGCTGGCCGGCACCCCGCCCGCGGCCCCGGCCCCCGGGAGCGGCGGGTCCGGCGTGACCCGCGCGGTCCCGGCCCCGTCCGGACGCGGCGGTGCGGTCGGACCGCCCGACGGGACCGGAACGCCGGCATACGGAAGCGCGCACGAGACGCTTCATAATGGCGCCCTGCCGTTCGCCGATTCGCTCCCCCAGCACATTCGACTGGAACAGATCCTGTCCGTCGTTCCGACCGCCTGGTTGCAGGGGCGACCGGCCGCCCACCCGGGGCGCCCGCCCGCGCAGGTGGTGAACGCGATCTTGCGCGCGGCGGAGGCCCGAACGGGGGGGCCTGCGGCGCTGGGGGCCGTGAGCTGCGGGGCCGACGGGACGTGGACGTGTCGGTTCCTCACCACGATCGACCCGCGCGTGGCCCGGGTCAAACTCGATCTGCTCTGGGAGGAGGGCGGGGTCGCGATGGACTTGCGGTCCGAGCAGCGCGTGGTCTTCCGCCGGCTCGCCCCGCAACCGCCGTCGAGCGGCTGGTTCGGCAGCGTGGGCAAAAAGGCCAAGGCCCCGGACTCGGGCCTCGAGGTGAGCGTCGAGTTGCCCGAAACCAGTCACGGGATCGGGGAAGTCACGGTCATCGGCAAATACTTCGGCAACCCGCCGCCCGACTTCACGAAGTCCGGGGAAAAGGTGATCGTCAAACTCATCGACGGCATCCGGCGCACGCTCAACAACGTCGAGGACCGCCGCAAGCACCCGCGCGTCCCCGCGCCGTTCCCCC from the Frigoriglobus tundricola genome contains:
- a CDS encoding response regulator, with product MTATDIVESPLGGLRVLVAEGEEDGAVALTAVLRYNGFDTREARTEEDMMRTARETGPAVLILDLDLPGGDNCDVIRRVLKLPNPPEVVVVTAHTAPALRTAALRAGAAAYLLKPADPIELVRLVTRLGAKL
- a CDS encoding carboxymuconolactone decarboxylase family protein gives rise to the protein MTALTFTLFLGAATAADPVPAPAESSKPVALTRDEEKALLEKHKAAKPRLPMPPADPSNPLARVNNGAFRAHYLPPDLRDSGFARDPDPAMTLDNTFKVKLFWITSRGNNCYYCLGHQEYKLLGAGVSDDDIAALDGDWRAAPAKERAAYAFTKALTHAPHRVTAADIAALKAHYTATQVAEILVTVAGYNSTNRWTDGLNIPGEGDGARFKKDGITADFSTFKTPTSDKYAEQRTAVAPVKLAARPPLEARDKVEALWKAPRTPALPLADAKAVGEVWGAGAAPNWAALLATFPKAMKGRVVGLKNATEKGNLDAKLKAQIAWVAARHDRAWYALAVARERLLRAGVSADDVWKLDGDRKHLTESEQAALALTEVLTVAPWQVTDEMVERCRKSFKDAEVAEIVYHACNAAFFDRVTEAAQLPLDK
- a CDS encoding DUF1559 domain-containing protein yields the protein MTAFTARKRGFTLIELLVVIAIIAILVGLILPAVQKVREAAARMKCQNNLKQMALGLHNYHDANGKLPPGRDNNNFSTHVYLLPYIEQGNVCNTMNMMVPYTDPANATAAATRIKIFECPSDPGTGSVPAGWAPTNYRVNQGSGLLWGLPTSSGSNAGFPGPNGPFFLDSETRITAITDGTSNTAMVSEALTGSFNAAVTSPNNTQRLGQAVGLYPATPDEAYQMCESVGYQNLQYNGMSNTGAPWTYGYHSTTVYFHVGPPNSRSCMYPSGRIGTAARSAHTNGVNAGMCDGSVRFVTNSIPLATWRAMGSMAGGEVFSDQ
- a CDS encoding LysR family transcriptional regulator; the encoded protein is MDEHAFSSSVIQRIVTAAARFSSFRDATDAVQMTGVHISENQVRRLAHEVGRELIAARDQKVVEHRRRQLEPRTAVVPEAVVVEIDGGRIRTRAADAGPGVHQAQNKEDKVACLATLSGPAFAADPCPEPPESFRCPRRVQRLVQLMKGSAGEAAAQENPDEPTPPVPLVGESEGSERWSPKRLVRTCVASLETSASFGPMMGAEAQERHFYEAPRRAFVADGSAYNWSIHRGYFGTFEPIVDFLHAVCYVFSSATAVSADETSGWSQYLVWMRACWQGRVGDVLTELDHWQERLGESPPGEAQTAEERRDPRRVVAQARSYLGNNRDRMAYPRYRREGLPTTSSLVESLVGEVNARVKSKQKHWNRPAGAESILQLRAAVLSQDDRMSRFFAERPGCPFRKRDTLCHESEDVPAQTAA
- a CDS encoding serine/threonine-protein kinase, which translates into the protein MTPVLLPDCGSPPPYAKSPGQSPLPGYVLLEPLGRGGFGEVWKCEAPGGLHKAIKFVAGDTDAVTNTSTSAQLRQELDAFQQVKAIRHPFLLSLERVELVGNELVMVMELADRQLGDRFTECRAQGLPGIPREELLGYLREAAEALDVIGAQYGLQHLDVKPANLFLTAGHVQVGDYGLVSKLDAGKNRGESRGLTPRYAAPEVLCGQVHTRSDQYSLALVYQELLTGTFPFNGTSARQLMMQHMSAQPDLSALAEPDRAAMATALAKQPEARFASCTEFVRALAGTPPAAPAPGSGGSGVTRAVPAPSGRGGAVGPPDGTGTPAYGSAHETLHNGALPFADSLPQHIRLEQILSVVPTAWLQGRPAAHPGRPPAQVVNAILRAAEARTGGPAALGAVSCGADGTWTCRFLTTIDPRVARVKLDLLWEEGGVAMDLRSEQRVVFRRLAPQPPSSGWFGSVGKKAKAPDSGLEVSVELPETSHGIGEVTVIGKYFGNPPPDFTKSGEKVIVKLIDGIRRTLNNVEDRRKHPRVPAPFPLELFPIHSDGHVEPPIPAVCRDVSAGGMAFVCKVDPPTKHLYVTFDGVAGTAGLGVLIQIITSEWQENEVLITSRYRLDLWPDRD